In Vigna unguiculata cultivar IT97K-499-35 chromosome 3, ASM411807v1, whole genome shotgun sequence, a single genomic region encodes these proteins:
- the LOC114178485 gene encoding glucose-1-phosphate adenylyltransferase large subunit 3, chloroplastic/amyloplastic, whose translation MAASAGGQITVSSTVQLHGMGCGRNWKVVKFCNGELMGRKLHLKTAYSKNLNPQHHICMSLATDLLSTESKLRDLEMERRNARTVLAVILGGGAGTRLFPLTKRRAKPAVPIGGAYRLIDVPMSNCINSGINKVYILTQFNSASLNRHIARAYNSGNGVTFGDGYVEVLAATQTPGEAGKKWFQGTADAVRQFHWLFEDPRSKGIEDVLILSGDHLYRMDYMDFVKNHRESGADITLSCLPMDDSRASDFGLMKIDNKGRILSFSEKPKGEELKSMKVDTTVLGLSKDEAQKKPYIASMGVYVFKKEILLNLLRWRFPTANDFGSEVIPASAREYYMKAYLFNDYWEDIGTIRSFFEANLALTEHPPRFSFYDAAKPMYTSRRNLPPSKIDNSKIVDSIISHGSFLNNSLIEHSVVGIRSRINSNVHLKDTVMLGADFYETDAEVAELLAEGRVPIGIGENTKIKDCIIDKNARIGKNVVIANSEGIKEADRSSEGFYIRSGVTVVLKNSVIEDGLVI comes from the exons ATGGCAGCCTCCGCCGGCGGCCAGATAACGGTGTCCTCAACGGTGCAGTTGCATGGAATGGGGTGTGGTCGGAACTGGAAGGTTGTCAAGTTTTGCAATGGTGAACTCATGGGACGTAAGCTTCACTTAAAAACTGCTTACTCTAAGAATCTCAACCCTCAACACCATATATGCATGTCTCTCGCAACCGACCTATTATCCACTGAATCCAAG TTGAGAGACTTAGAAATGGAAAGAAGAAACGCAAGAACAGTGTTGGCAGTAATACTTGGTGGAGGAGCTGGAACCCGTCTCTTCCCTCTCACTAAGCGACGAGCCAAGCCTGCT GTTCCTATTGGAGGTGCTTACAGGCTGATTGATGTGCCAATGAGTAACTGCATCAACAGTGGTATCAACAAGGTCTACATTCTAACTCAGTTTAACTCAGCCTCACTCAACAGGCACATTGCACGTGCTTACAACTCTGGTAATGGAGTCACCTTTGGAGATGGCTACGTAGAG GTTCTTGCAGCAACCCAAACCCCAGGGGAGGCAGGTAAAAAGTGGTTTCAAGGTACTGCTGATGCTGTGCGTCAGTTCCACTGGCTCTTTGAG GATCCAAGAAGCAAGGGCATTGAGGATGTGTTGATTCTTTCTGGGGATCACCTCTATCGAATGGATTATATGGACTTTGTTAAA AATCATCGGGAGAGTGGTGCAGATATCACTCTTTCATGTCTGCCAATGGACGACAG CCGTGCCTCAGATTTTGGTCTGATGAAGATAGACAACAAAGGAAGGATCCTTTCATTTAGTGAAAAGCCTAAAGGAGAAGAGTTGAAATCAATG AAAGTGGATACAACCGTTTTGGGCCTTTCGAAGGATGAGGCTCAAAAGAAGCCATACATTGCTTCCATGGGAGTGTACGTCTTCAAGAAGGAAATCCTTCTTAATCTACTAAG ATGGCGCTTTCCCACTGCAAACGACTTCGGATCAGAGGTTATTCCTGCTTCAGCTAGAGAATATTATATGAAG GCTTATCTCTTCAATGATTATTGGGAAGACATAGGGACCATCAGATCATTCTTTGAGGCAAATCTTGCCCTCACTGAGCAT CCCCCCAGGTTTAGCTTCTACGATGCAGCAAAACCAATGTACACATCCAGGAGAAACTTACCACCATCAAAGATTGACAATAGCAAG ATTGTTGATTCAATCATATCACACGGAAGCTTCTTGAATAATTCCTTGATAGAGCATAGTGTTGTTGGAATCAGATCCAGAATAAACTCAAATGTTCATCTAAAG GATACGGTGATGCTTGGTGCTGATTTCTATGAAACCGATGCAGAAGTGGCAGAGCTCTTAGCTGAAGGAAGGGTTCCAATAGGAATaggagaaaatacaaaaatcaa GGACTGTATCATTGACAAAAATGCTAGAATAGGAAAGAATGTTGTTATAGCAAACTCAGAG GGCATTAAAGAGGCTGATAGATCTTCAGAAGGGTTTTACATCCGTTCTGGGGTTACCGTTGTATTGAAAAACTCAGTAATTGAAGATGGACTCGTCATATAA